A single genomic interval of uncultured Sphaerochaeta sp. harbors:
- a CDS encoding phosphoglycerate dehydrogenase has protein sequence MSSFLVLITARSFGSSDEKAWELLRSHGCEVRHIKATETESVTDQLHRQIAEADGIIAGLEAYDQALLSKAKKLKVISRYGVGYDAIDLEYARARNIQVTITPGANGDSVSDLAVTLMLSAARHVPYMDHQMKMGETKRPIGVEMWRKTLGVIGTGRIGAGVVKRCKGFEMEILCHDVYENEELKQHYGARYVDFATLASKSDFISIHTPLTEETKNLFNAEVFASMKRRAVLVNTARGGIIDEEALAVALETGQIGAAALDVSAQEHPESGPLATLPSCILTPHAGAATYEASSNMSLMASRNLLDILEGHDCDYCVS, from the coding sequence ATGAGTTCATTTCTAGTATTGATAACCGCCCGTTCATTTGGGAGTTCAGATGAGAAAGCTTGGGAGCTGTTGCGCTCCCATGGATGTGAAGTCCGACATATAAAAGCGACAGAGACAGAAAGTGTTACTGATCAGCTACATCGGCAGATAGCAGAAGCCGATGGAATAATCGCAGGACTGGAAGCCTATGATCAAGCGCTCCTGAGCAAAGCAAAGAAACTGAAGGTTATTTCACGCTACGGGGTAGGATATGACGCGATAGATCTCGAGTATGCAAGAGCGCGAAACATACAGGTCACCATAACTCCGGGAGCAAATGGGGACTCTGTGTCTGATTTGGCAGTCACACTGATGCTCTCAGCTGCCAGGCATGTTCCCTATATGGACCATCAGATGAAGATGGGTGAAACGAAGCGTCCCATCGGTGTGGAAATGTGGAGAAAGACGCTTGGTGTCATCGGAACAGGGAGAATCGGGGCAGGGGTGGTTAAGCGTTGCAAGGGTTTTGAGATGGAGATTCTCTGCCATGATGTATATGAGAATGAGGAACTGAAGCAACACTATGGAGCTCGGTATGTCGATTTTGCCACGCTGGCGAGCAAGAGTGATTTCATTTCCATCCATACGCCTTTAACAGAAGAGACAAAGAATTTATTCAATGCAGAGGTGTTTGCGAGCATGAAAAGAAGAGCGGTGTTGGTCAATACTGCGCGAGGTGGAATCATAGATGAGGAAGCGTTGGCGGTTGCTCTTGAAACTGGCCAGATTGGTGCTGCTGCTTTGGATGTCAGCGCTCAGGAGCATCCTGAGTCGGGACCGCTCGCAACCCTGCCTTCCTGTATCCTGACTCCTCATGCTGGAGCAGCAACCTATGAGGCATCTAGCAATATGAGTCTTATGGCCTCCCGGAATCTTCTTGATATCCTTGAAGGCCATGATTGTGACTACTGTGTAAGTTGA
- the eda gene encoding bifunctional 4-hydroxy-2-oxoglutarate aldolase/2-dehydro-3-deoxy-phosphogluconate aldolase, producing MHEALFEQIHTIGLVPVVKIDDASKAEGLAGALIAGGLPCAEVTFRTQAAEEAIKRITKAYPEMLVGAGTVTNLEYAKKAVAAGAKFLVSPGFNPTVVDWALENNIPIVPGVCTPSDIEAGISRGLTTLKFFPAEVSGGVDMLKNFAGPFPDLLFMPTGGISTKNLASYARQPNVLAVGGSWMVKADLIEAEDWQAIEDLSREAVRTLQGLEFAHMGINNQDAAEAEKTIKGLEALGMVKKSGSSSTFLDTTIEVLPKQYLGKMGHIGFRCFSIERTLSYLSQFGFSVNEETIARDAKGKIKVCYLEQELSGFAVHLIKA from the coding sequence ATGCATGAAGCACTATTTGAACAAATCCATACGATCGGCCTGGTACCGGTGGTGAAGATCGATGATGCCAGCAAGGCCGAGGGCCTTGCAGGAGCCCTGATCGCAGGCGGCCTGCCCTGTGCAGAGGTCACCTTCCGCACCCAAGCGGCAGAGGAGGCGATCAAGCGCATCACAAAGGCCTACCCCGAGATGCTCGTGGGAGCAGGCACGGTGACCAACCTCGAGTATGCAAAGAAGGCAGTGGCAGCCGGGGCCAAGTTCCTCGTCTCACCGGGATTCAACCCCACCGTCGTGGACTGGGCACTGGAGAACAACATCCCCATCGTCCCGGGTGTGTGCACACCCAGCGACATCGAGGCGGGCATCAGCCGTGGGCTCACCACCCTCAAGTTCTTCCCCGCCGAGGTGAGCGGGGGCGTGGACATGCTCAAGAACTTTGCAGGGCCCTTCCCCGACCTCCTCTTCATGCCCACCGGCGGCATCAGCACCAAGAACCTTGCCAGCTATGCCCGGCAGCCCAATGTCCTGGCAGTAGGCGGATCTTGGATGGTCAAGGCCGACCTCATCGAGGCGGAGGACTGGCAGGCGATAGAGGACCTGAGCAGGGAGGCGGTGCGTACCCTCCAGGGACTGGAGTTCGCACACATGGGCATCAACAACCAGGATGCAGCAGAGGCCGAGAAGACCATCAAGGGCCTGGAGGCACTGGGCATGGTGAAAAAGAGTGGCAGCAGTTCCACCTTCCTGGACACCACCATCGAGGTGTTGCCCAAGCAGTACCTGGGGAAGATGGGCCACATCGGATTCAGGTGCTTCTCCATCGAGCGCACCCTCTCCTACCTCTCCCAGTTCGGCTTCTCCGTGAACGAGGAGACCATCGCACGCGATGCAAAGGGCAAGATCAAGGTATGTTACCTTGAGCAGGAGCTCAGCGGATTCGCCGTTCACCTGATCAAGGCTTAA